DNA sequence from the Ruminococcus albus 7 = DSM 20455 genome:
ACGATGGGTAATTTTACTTTCAATGAAACTAAGATAAAGGGCGTTTACATAATCGATGTGAAGACCTACGGCGATGAGCGCGGCTACTTTATGGAAACTTATAAGGAAGACGATTTCAAAGCGGCAGGACTGGACTATAAGTTTGTTCAGGACAACCAGTCAAGTTCCAGAAAGGGCGTACTCAGGGGACTGCACTTCCAGAAGACTCACCCACAGGCGAAACTCGTAAGAGTGCTGAAAGGCGAGGTGTTTGATGTTGCAGTTGACCTCAGAAAGGGAAGCGAGACCTACGGACAGTGGGTAGGCGCTGTACTTTCCGAGGAGAACAAGCGTCAGTTTATGATACCACGCGGCTTTGCACACGGATTTCTTGTAATGAGCGATTATGCAGAATTCGCTTACAAATGCGATGACCTTTATCATCCCGAGGACGAGGGCGGCATCATGTGGAATGACCCTGCCATCGGCATTGAATGGAAGGATGTCGGAGAACTTATACTCAGCGAAAAGGACAAGCATCACCCATCACTGGCTGAATCTAAAATTGAATTTTAAGGAGAATATACCATGACAATATTTGTAACAGGCGGCGCGGGCTTTATTGGCTCAAACTTCGTTTTCCATATGCTGGATACCTATCCTGATTATCGTATAGTATGTCTGGATAAACTGACCTATGCAGGCAATCTTTCCACACTTGAACCCGTGATGAAGAACCCGAATTTCAGGTTCGTGAAGATAGATATCTGCGACAGAGAAGCTATATACAAGCTGTTTGAGGAAGAAAAGCCCGATATCGTTGTGAATTTCGCGGCTGAATCTCACGTTGACCGTTCTATCGAGAACCCCGAGATATTCCTGCAGACCAACATTCTCGGCACACAGGTGCTGATGGACGCTTGCAGAAAGTACGGCATACAGAGATATCATCAGGTATCCACCGATGAAGTTTACGGCGATCTGCCCCTTGACAGACCCGACCTGTTCTTCACCGAGGAGACACCCATACACACTTCTTCACCCTATTCGTCTTCAAAGGCGGGTGCTGATCTGCTGGTTATGGCTTATCACAGAACTTACGGTCTGCCTGTGACTATTTCCAGATGTTCCAACAACTACGGTCCCTATCACTTCCCCGAGAAGCTGATACCCCTGATGATAGCAAATGCACTGGCTGACAAGCCCCTGCCTGTATACGGTGAGGGTCTGAATGTCCGCGACTGGCTGTACGTTGAGGATCACTGCCGCGCTATCGACCTGATAATCCACAAGGGAAAAGTCGGCGAAGTTTACAATGTCGGCGGACACAACGAGATGAAGAACATCGACATAGTAAAGCTTATATGCAAGGAACTTGGCAAGCCCGAAAGCCTTATCATACACGTTGAGGACAGAAAGGGTCACGATATGCGTTACGCTATCGACCCCACAAAGATACACAACGAACTGGGCTGGCTGCCCGAGACTAAGTTTGCGGACGGTATCAAGAAGACTATTGACTGGTACCTGAACAACCGTGAATGGTGGGAAACAATAATAAGCGGAGAATATCAGAACTACTACGAGAAGATGTACGGTAATCGTGCGGAGGTCTGAGATGTCCGCAAAGCGCAATTATTCAACCGATTTACTTCGTTGTATACTGATGATAATGATAACTGCGCATCACATTATCGTTCATACATTAGATCTTAAAGCGCTTGGGACAGGCAGTGTTGCGGCCGACAGGTTCGATTTTTCACTGTTTTTGCTGAACTCATTTTGTATTATAGCTGTTAACGCATTTTTCTTCATAAGCGGTTATTACTCAATTAAACTTAAATCAAAAAAAATAGTCTTACTGTACGTTGAAATGGTGTTCTACCTGTTCTTATGGTACCTTGTCATGCTTTTGACAGGGCAGTTTCCTCTGAAATCGGGACAATCGCTCAAATATCTTTTCAATGTGGCGTTCCCTATCTCGACGTACTGGTTCATGGGCGCATATTTTCTGCTTTGCATACTTGCGCCTTTCATTAATGGATTTATAGATTCCCTTGATGCGGAAAAGCAGAAAAAACTGCTGATAACCCTTAGTGTCGTAGCTGTGATATACGGCTTTATATTCGACTGGGACGGTATCGGCAGAGGACACACGTTTTTGCACGGATTGTATATG
Encoded proteins:
- the rfbC gene encoding dTDP-4-dehydrorhamnose 3,5-epimerase codes for the protein MGNFTFNETKIKGVYIIDVKTYGDERGYFMETYKEDDFKAAGLDYKFVQDNQSSSRKGVLRGLHFQKTHPQAKLVRVLKGEVFDVAVDLRKGSETYGQWVGAVLSEENKRQFMIPRGFAHGFLVMSDYAEFAYKCDDLYHPEDEGGIMWNDPAIGIEWKDVGELILSEKDKHHPSLAESKIEF
- the rfbB gene encoding dTDP-glucose 4,6-dehydratase; amino-acid sequence: MTIFVTGGAGFIGSNFVFHMLDTYPDYRIVCLDKLTYAGNLSTLEPVMKNPNFRFVKIDICDREAIYKLFEEEKPDIVVNFAAESHVDRSIENPEIFLQTNILGTQVLMDACRKYGIQRYHQVSTDEVYGDLPLDRPDLFFTEETPIHTSSPYSSSKAGADLLVMAYHRTYGLPVTISRCSNNYGPYHFPEKLIPLMIANALADKPLPVYGEGLNVRDWLYVEDHCRAIDLIIHKGKVGEVYNVGGHNEMKNIDIVKLICKELGKPESLIIHVEDRKGHDMRYAIDPTKIHNELGWLPETKFADGIKKTIDWYLNNREWWETIISGEYQNYYEKMYGNRAEV
- a CDS encoding acyltransferase: MSAKRNYSTDLLRCILMIMITAHHIIVHTLDLKALGTGSVAADRFDFSLFLLNSFCIIAVNAFFFISGYYSIKLKSKKIVLLYVEMVFYLFLWYLVMLLTGQFPLKSGQSLKYLFNVAFPISTYWFMGAYFLLCILAPFINGFIDSLDAEKQKKLLITLSVVAVIYGFIFDWDGIGRGHTFLHGLYMYFVGMLCRKNSEKLPKNKLIYLGIYLATSGAVAFAAFVMYRHSHSTLAWYIYSYNDPLIVIGAVALCLLFIFWDSYGPVSEFSSRISKYVLSVYLITVNPTFVFYPVKRFMETHNSQPVVISSIVVYSIALFAVCIVIDLLREKLFAFLGRVLHLEDLYENICNWYWWSTRL